A region from the Pontixanthobacter aestiaquae genome encodes:
- a CDS encoding DUF3617 domain-containing protein, whose amino-acid sequence MADLSPFKARAAGLLRRIGTFAALCAAAWGIGIPATAQAPSLAMLDGLDRGLWEVRYRTVDETKKICVRTGHELIQLRHPGPRCAWTTVSDGPAAVTVHYTCRGKGYGQTTIRKETSALVQIAGNATVGREVYNVAAEARRVGRCTG is encoded by the coding sequence ATGGCTGATCTTTCTCCTTTCAAAGCGCGAGCTGCCGGCCTTCTAAGACGGATTGGCACCTTTGCGGCGCTGTGCGCGGCGGCTTGGGGGATCGGCATACCCGCTACCGCTCAAGCGCCATCACTGGCCATGCTGGATGGTCTGGATCGCGGATTGTGGGAAGTGCGCTATCGGACTGTCGATGAGACAAAGAAGATTTGCGTCCGGACGGGCCACGAATTGATCCAGCTTCGCCATCCGGGGCCGCGATGTGCGTGGACGACTGTGAGTGATGGACCCGCTGCGGTCACTGTCCACTATACGTGCCGAGGTAAAGGCTATGGTCAAACGACCATCCGGAAAGAAACCTCGGCCCTCGTGCAGATAGCTGGTAACGCCACGGTTGGCAGGGAAGTTTACAACGTTGCGGCGGAAGCCAGACGCGTAGGTCGCTGTACCGGCTGA
- the queC gene encoding 7-cyano-7-deazaguanine synthase QueC, whose translation MAINSKNVKSAVVLLSGGLDSMVSAAIAREQGFTLSALTIDYGQRHKIEIESAKQIAEHLRCERHVVLPLDLRAFGGSALTDDIDVPKEGVGDEIPVTYVPARNLVFLALTSAWAEATGSHDIFIGVNALDYSGYPDCRPEFIASFTETARLGTKAGVEGTPFSIHTPLQDMTKADIASEAARLGLDTGMSWSCYDPSSDGLACGVCDSCRLRHKGFAEAGLEDGIKYAEQ comes from the coding sequence ATGGCTATCAATTCCAAGAATGTGAAGTCCGCTGTCGTACTGCTTTCGGGTGGTCTCGATTCGATGGTTTCGGCCGCAATTGCGCGCGAACAAGGCTTCACACTATCTGCGCTGACCATCGACTATGGTCAAAGACACAAGATCGAAATCGAATCAGCCAAGCAGATTGCCGAGCATCTTCGATGCGAACGGCATGTTGTTCTACCGCTTGATTTGCGCGCTTTTGGCGGGTCCGCGCTAACCGATGATATCGATGTGCCGAAAGAGGGTGTCGGCGATGAAATTCCCGTCACTTACGTCCCCGCGCGCAATCTGGTGTTTCTGGCGCTGACTTCGGCTTGGGCTGAAGCAACCGGATCGCACGATATTTTCATCGGGGTCAATGCGCTCGATTATTCCGGCTATCCTGATTGCCGGCCTGAATTCATTGCAAGTTTCACCGAAACCGCGCGGTTAGGCACCAAGGCCGGGGTCGAAGGTACACCCTTCTCGATCCACACGCCGCTGCAAGATATGACCAAAGCCGACATCGCTTCGGAGGCCGCCAGGCTAGGCCTCGACACCGGAATGAGCTGGTCCTGTTACGACCCGTCATCAGATGGTTTGGCGTGCGGGGTTTGCGATAGCTGCCGATTAAGGCACAAGGGCTTTGCCGAAGCTGGCTTAGAGGACGGGATCAAATATGCAGAACAATGA
- the hslO gene encoding Hsp33 family molecular chaperone HslO produces MTETSEIFSDQLLGFTLPGRDARGRVVRLDGVLDTVLSAHDYPPAITHLLAEALVLTALIGGLLKEEGGQMTMQAQTEEGVVRLLACDFREGELRGYVDFSESRLTELGANPSLFALFGKGYLAITFDRPGKDGRYQGIVPLEGESLSAACEAYFVQSEQLPSLIRLGVKSGPDGCVAAGLLVQHLPDGEEGRERLHARLDHPEWEHVSILAGSIRHEELLDESLSMESIVWRLFHEEEEIRIQPGHSLSRGCRCTIEHYQEVISRFAEPERAEMRDDDGIIQVDCKFCSRKFPIEA; encoded by the coding sequence ATGACTGAAACATCCGAAATATTTAGCGATCAGCTACTGGGCTTTACCCTGCCCGGCCGCGATGCGCGCGGGCGCGTGGTGCGGCTGGACGGCGTGCTCGACACTGTTCTGAGCGCGCATGATTATCCCCCTGCGATCACACATCTTTTGGCAGAGGCCTTGGTGCTGACCGCGCTGATCGGCGGCTTGCTGAAAGAAGAAGGTGGCCAGATGACCATGCAGGCGCAGACCGAAGAAGGCGTTGTGCGCCTGCTGGCCTGCGATTTTCGCGAAGGCGAGCTGCGCGGCTATGTCGATTTCAGCGAGAGCCGCTTGACGGAGCTGGGCGCAAACCCGTCGCTCTTCGCCCTGTTTGGCAAAGGCTATCTGGCGATCACTTTTGACAGACCCGGTAAGGACGGGCGCTATCAAGGGATTGTACCGCTCGAAGGCGAATCGCTTTCCGCCGCATGCGAAGCCTATTTCGTGCAATCCGAACAGCTCCCGTCGCTGATCCGTCTTGGAGTGAAATCCGGTCCGGATGGCTGCGTTGCGGCCGGCCTGCTAGTCCAACATTTGCCTGATGGTGAGGAAGGACGCGAACGCCTTCATGCACGGCTCGACCACCCCGAGTGGGAACATGTCTCGATCCTCGCCGGTAGCATCCGGCATGAGGAATTGCTGGATGAAAGCCTGTCGATGGAATCCATTGTCTGGCGTCTGTTCCATGAGGAAGAGGAAATACGCATACAGCCCGGCCACAGCCTGTCGCGCGGATGTCGCTGCACGATTGAGCACTATCAGGAGGTTATTTCGCGTTTCGCTGAGCCCGAACGGGCGGAAATGCGCGATGATGACGGAATAATCCAAGTTGACTGTAAATTCTGCTCGAGAAAGTTCCCTATTGAGGCGTGA